The Komagataeibacter sp. FNDCR2 nucleotide sequence GGCCGCGCTGCGCCCGCGCGCCATCAACCCGCGCGAGGTACATGTACAGGAACTGTTCGTCACCCCGCCGGCAAAGGTGCGCGACTGGATTCGCGGGCCGTACCGCTCGGTATGGGGGCGTGTGTTCAAATATGTGGATACGGTGCTGCGCCCCATCGAGCGCATGATCCCCGAAAAAACCCGCCGCAGGGCCATCCGGGCGGCGGTGGACTTCATCGAGCCGCGCCTGAACGGCCTGGACGGGCTGGGCGCCATCTACCCGGCCATGGCCAATACGGTCATGATGTTCCGCGCCCTGAACGTGCCCGATACCGACCCGCGCGCGAAAACCGCGTGGGAAGCCGTGCAGCGCCTGCTGGTCAATCAGGGCGAGGAGACCTACTGCCAGCCCTGCGTCTCCCCCATCTGGGATACGGGACTGGCCGGTCACGCCATGATCGAGGCCGCCTCCGGCCCCACGGGAATCGCCCCCGAAGAGACGAAAAAGAAACTGGAAGCGGCGGGAAAATGGCTGCGTGAGCGCCAGATCCTGGATGTGAAGGGCGACTGGGCCATCAACCGCCCGGGCCTGCGCCCCGGTGGCTGGGCCTTCCAGTACGCCAATGACTATTACCCCGATGTGGATGACACCGCTGTCGTGGGCATGCTGCTGCACCGCGAAGGGGATCCCGCCAACGCGGAAGCCATTGAACGCGCGCGGGAATGGATCATCGGCATGCAGAGCACGAATGGCGGCTGGGGCGCGTTCGATGTCGATAACAACCTCGACCTGCTCAACCACATTCCCTTTGCCGACCATGGCGCGCTGCTCGACCCGCCCACGGCGGACGTGACGGCACGGTGCATCTCCTTCCTGGCGCAGCTTGGCCATGTCGAGGACCAGCCCGTCATCGAGCGCGGCATCGCCTATCTCCGCGCGGATCAGGAGGAAGACGGTTCATGGTTCGGGCGCTGGGGCACCAATTACATCTATGGCACATGGTCGGTGCTGTGCGCGCTGAACGCGGCCGGCGTGGCCCATGACGACCCCATGATCATCCGCGCCGCCGACTGGCTGCGCAGCCACCAGCGCGAAGATGGCGGCTGGGGCGAGGACTGCGCCAGCTATGAAGGCGCCGCCCACGGCACCTACAAGGAAAGCCTGCCGTCACAGACCGCATGGGCGGTACTGGGCATGATGGCCGCCGGCCTGCGCGACGACCCCGCCGTCGCCCGTGGCATCACCTATCTGGGCCGCACGCAGGGCGAGGATGGCGAATGGGCGGAAGAGCCGTACAACGCCGTCGGGTTCCCCAAGGTGTTCTACCTGCGCTACCACGGCTACCGCCAGTTCTTCCCGCTCATGGCCCTGTCGCGCTACCGCAACATGCAGGTCAGCAACAGCGGCCGCGTGGGCTACGGGTTCTGAGGGCGGGGGAGCGCTGAACATGTCCGATACGGTATCCGCCCCCCCGTTTTCCCGGCTCGGGATTGTGGTGGGGATGGAGGCGGAAGCCTCGCTGATCCGCCCGTTCCTGCCGCATGCCCGCATCGGTCTGAGCGGGGCGACCCTGTCGGGCGCGCGGCAGGCGGTGCTTGACCTGCTGGAAGGCGGCGTGGACGCCCTGCTGTCCTTTGGTCTGGCGGCGGGGCTCGATCCGGCGCTGCCCCCCGGCACGGTGGTCATTCCCCGGCATGTGATGGTGAATGGCGAACGTCTGCCCGCCACGCCGCCCCTGCTGGCATGGCTGGGCGCGGAGCGGGCCGATGTGACCGGCGGCGACCTGCTGCATAGCGATGTGATCGTGACCGCCGCCCGGCGCAAGACGGAGTTGTTCAGCCAGACGGGCTGCGTGGCGCTGGATATGGAAAGCGGGGTGGTGGCGGAAATGGCCAGCATGCGCAAGGTGCCCTTCGCCGCGCTGCGCGTCATATGCGACCCGGCGGACCGCACCCTGCCGCCCGCCGCCGTCGTGGCGCTGCGGCCCGATGGCAGCCTTGCGGTGGGCGCCCTGATCCGCAGCATCCTGTGCGACCCGTTGCAGATTCCCGCCCTGATCCGCGTCGGCCGCGATGCGGGGCAGGCGCGTGCCGCCGCGCGGACCGTGCTGGCGCACCGTTTTTCCTGATGACGGCCCCCGCCCGGCCGGGGCCTGACACGCGGATGTGATGGGCGGCCTCCCGCCCGCCCCGGCGGGAAACCGGGCGGGGACGGATGTGCTATGCGGGACGCTGCTCCTTACCAGGGATCCTTGACGCCCCGCGCAATGCGGGCAATTGATTCGCATCAATGTCAGTCACGCCGGATGGGCGTGACATTGGCTGGCTGAAAGATCAGGAGAGACAGGCATGACACGCGCTGTGCTGGCACTGAACGCAGGATCGTCCAGCCTCAAGTTCGCCCTGTTTTCCATCGAAAAGGGAGAAGGCGCCACCTCCCCCAGCCACCGCATCGCATCGGGTGAGCTGGAGGGTATCGGCACGCACCCCCATTTCATCGCGCATGACGCCAATGGCCATGTGCTGGTGGATGAACGATGGGATCCCGCCCCCCCTGATGCCGCAGGCAAGGCCAGTGCGGATACCGCCCATCACGGCCCCATGGCGACCCTTATGGAATGGGTGGGCAGGCAGCTTGGGGATGTGGACCTGATGGCGGTGGGCCATCGGGTGGTGCATGGCGGGGCGGAGTTCATCGCCCCCGTCCGCATCACGCCCGACGTGCTGACCCGCCTTACGGCCCTGACGCCCTTCGCGCCGCTGCACCAGCCCGGCAGCCTGGCCCCGATCCGGGCGCTGCTGGCGCAGTATCCCGCCCTGCCGCAGGTCGCGTGTTTCGATACGGGATTCCACCATACCCTGCCCCCCGTGGCGCAGGCGCAGGCCCTGCCGCGCGACTATGCCGCGCGCGGGGTGCGCCGGTACGGGTTCCACGGCCTGTCGTATGAATATATCGCCGCCGCCCTGCGCACATGCGCGCCACGGCTGGCGCAGGGGCGCACCATTGTCGCGCATATCGGCAGCGGCGGCAGCCTGTGCGCCATGCTGGGCGGGCGCAGCATTGACACGACCATGGGCTTTTCGGTGCTGGACGGGCTGGTCATGGGCACGCGCTGCGGCCACCTGGACCCGGGCGTGATCCTTTACATGCTCAAGGAAGAAGGGCTGGGCGCGGCCGAGATCGAGAACATCCTCTATCACCGCGCCGGCCTGCTGGGCGTGTCGGGCATGTCGGCCGATATGCGCGACCTGCACGCCAAGGCCGGAACCAGCCCGGAGGTGACGCAGGCGCTGGACCTGTTCGTCTACCGTTTCACCCAGCAGGCCGGCGCCATGATGGCGGCGCTGGAGGGGCTGGACGGGCTGGTGTTCACCGCCGGCATCGGGGAAAATGACGCCATCATCCGCGCCGCGATCTGCGCGCGGCTGGGATGGACGGGGATCCGCCTCGATGCGCAGGCCAACGCCACGCATCAAGGCATCATCAGCGCGCCCGACAGTGCTGTCGAGGTGCGGGTCATCCCCACCGATGAGGAAACAACAATTCGTCGGCATGTGCTGATGTGTCTGACCTGAACACAGGCCGGATTGGGATGGAATATCTCGGAAGGAACGGAAATGAGTGAAACTGCATCCGCAACACCGCTGTCAGCAGCGGATGTCGCGCTGTTCAACAAGTGGTGGCATGCAGCAAACTATCTGTCGATCGCCCAGATCTATCTGCTGGCGAACCCGCTTCTGCGGGAACCGCTCAAGCTGGAACACACCAAGCCGCGCCTGCTGGGCCACTGGGGCACCACGCCGGGGCTGAACTTCCTGTACCTGCACCTCAACCGCATCATCCGCGAGCAGGACCGCAATGTCCTGTTCATCGCGGGGCCGGGCCATGGCGCGCCGGGCGTGGTCGCCAGCACCTATCTGGAAGGGACGTACACCGAGTATTTCCCCTCCGTCACGCAGGATGCGGACGGGCTGGCGAAGCTGGTCAAGCAGTTCTCCTTTCCCGGTGGCATTCCCAGCCACGCGGCCCCGACCACGCCCGGCTCCATCCATGAAGGCGGCGAACTGGGCTACTCCCTGTCCCACGCCTATGGCGCGGTGTTCGACAATCCCGACCTGGTCGTGGCCTGCGTCGTCGGTGATGGCGAGGCCGAAACCGGCCCGATGGCCACATCGTGGCACAG carries:
- the shc gene encoding squalene--hopene cyclase; the protein is MMANTIDTLTATRNTTGPADAAAPVDTASLERAVTRAHAALGRRQADDGHWVFDLEADATIPAEYVLLEHYLDRIDPALEQRIGVYLRRIQGTHGGWPLYQDGKFDLSASVKAYFALKAIGDSVNAPHMIRARQAILDHGGAERTNVFTRLQLALFGEVPWEAAPAMPVEIMLLPRTALFSVWNMSYWSRTVIAPLLVLAALRPRAINPREVHVQELFVTPPAKVRDWIRGPYRSVWGRVFKYVDTVLRPIERMIPEKTRRRAIRAAVDFIEPRLNGLDGLGAIYPAMANTVMMFRALNVPDTDPRAKTAWEAVQRLLVNQGEETYCQPCVSPIWDTGLAGHAMIEAASGPTGIAPEETKKKLEAAGKWLRERQILDVKGDWAINRPGLRPGGWAFQYANDYYPDVDDTAVVGMLLHREGDPANAEAIERAREWIIGMQSTNGGWGAFDVDNNLDLLNHIPFADHGALLDPPTADVTARCISFLAQLGHVEDQPVIERGIAYLRADQEEDGSWFGRWGTNYIYGTWSVLCALNAAGVAHDDPMIIRAADWLRSHQREDGGWGEDCASYEGAAHGTYKESLPSQTAWAVLGMMAAGLRDDPAVARGITYLGRTQGEDGEWAEEPYNAVGFPKVFYLRYHGYRQFFPLMALSRYRNMQVSNSGRVGYGF
- a CDS encoding acetate/propionate family kinase, which translates into the protein MTRAVLALNAGSSSLKFALFSIEKGEGATSPSHRIASGELEGIGTHPHFIAHDANGHVLVDERWDPAPPDAAGKASADTAHHGPMATLMEWVGRQLGDVDLMAVGHRVVHGGAEFIAPVRITPDVLTRLTALTPFAPLHQPGSLAPIRALLAQYPALPQVACFDTGFHHTLPPVAQAQALPRDYAARGVRRYGFHGLSYEYIAAALRTCAPRLAQGRTIVAHIGSGGSLCAMLGGRSIDTTMGFSVLDGLVMGTRCGHLDPGVILYMLKEEGLGAAEIENILYHRAGLLGVSGMSADMRDLHAKAGTSPEVTQALDLFVYRFTQQAGAMMAALEGLDGLVFTAGIGENDAIIRAAICARLGWTGIRLDAQANATHQGIISAPDSAVEVRVIPTDEETTIRRHVLMCLT